One stretch of Trichocoleus sp. DNA includes these proteins:
- the rpsF gene encoding 30S ribosomal protein S6 has translation MIQYETMYILRADLGEELTDQAIAKYQTILTEQGAQNLETQHRGKRRLAYIIKKQREGVYVQMNYSAPGTAVAVMERAMRLSDEVIRFMTIRTDAAAEEVEEAVEA, from the coding sequence ATGATTCAATACGAAACGATGTACATCCTCCGGGCAGACCTGGGGGAGGAATTGACTGACCAGGCAATTGCAAAATATCAAACAATCCTGACCGAGCAGGGAGCACAAAATCTGGAAACGCAGCACCGAGGCAAGCGACGCCTTGCTTACATCATCAAAAAGCAGCGCGAAGGGGTGTATGTTCAAATGAACTATAGCGCACCTGGTACGGCTGTAGCTGTAATGGAGCGGGCAATGCGTCTCAGTGATGAAGTCATTCGCTTTATGACAATCAGAACGGATGCTGCGGCAGAAGAAGTGGAAGAAGCTGTTGAAGCTTAA
- a CDS encoding fumarylacetoacetate hydrolase family protein translates to MAQRFVRIQTTTGQLHYGLLHLDRRVQVLDAPPWLKGQLTDQELPPGSYHLLAPCAPSKIVAVGKNYQKHAAEMGGDVPKEPLLFMKPSTAVTAPDSLIHYPPQSERVDYEGELALVIGDRCFDCSPEEARAKIWGFTIANDVTARDLQRKDGQWTRAKGFDTFCPLGPWIVREISAGARLQTFLNEDATPVQAASINEMVFPPDVLVSYISQVMTLLPGDVVLTGTPEGIGALQIGDRVRIEIEGIGSLENTVAARQPPLKEPIAPKPETKI, encoded by the coding sequence ATGGCGCAACGCTTCGTCCGAATTCAAACAACCACTGGGCAGCTTCATTACGGCTTACTTCACCTCGATCGACGAGTCCAGGTTCTGGATGCTCCGCCTTGGCTCAAAGGTCAGCTCACCGACCAGGAACTTCCACCTGGTAGCTACCATTTGTTGGCTCCTTGTGCTCCCTCAAAAATTGTTGCAGTCGGCAAAAACTATCAAAAGCACGCAGCAGAAATGGGCGGCGATGTTCCTAAAGAGCCTTTGCTGTTTATGAAACCTTCCACGGCGGTGACGGCTCCTGATTCGCTCATTCACTATCCTCCGCAGTCGGAGCGAGTGGACTATGAGGGAGAGTTAGCCCTAGTCATCGGCGATCGCTGTTTTGACTGTAGCCCAGAAGAAGCCAGAGCTAAAATTTGGGGCTTTACGATCGCCAATGACGTAACTGCCCGCGATCTTCAGCGTAAAGACGGACAATGGACAAGAGCAAAAGGCTTTGATACCTTCTGTCCGCTCGGTCCCTGGATTGTCAGAGAGATCAGCGCAGGAGCACGTCTGCAAACCTTTCTCAACGAAGACGCTACCCCAGTTCAAGCAGCTTCAATTAACGAAATGGTTTTTCCGCCAGATGTTTTGGTGTCTTATATTAGCCAGGTTATGACGCTACTTCCAGGCGATGTCGTTTTAACGGGGACACCAGAAGGGATCGGCGCATTACAAATAGGCGATCGAGTCAGAATTGAAATTGAAGGAATCGGTTCGCTTGAAAACACAGTTGCCGCTCGACAGCCGCCGCTCAAAGAACCGATCGCCCCTAAACCTGAAACTAAAATCTAG
- a CDS encoding four helix bundle protein, which yields MGENRVQQKSFEFALSIVRLYKKLQARQEFIVSPQLLRSGTGIGVSIEEAQSELNQERYLDYWLTAARGARETRYWLRLLQESKLADVDVSKEIALVDELLHLLSHPD from the coding sequence ATGGGCGAAAATCGAGTCCAGCAGAAGAGTTTTGAGTTTGCCCTCAGTATTGTTCGGCTTTACAAAAAACTTCAGGCAAGGCAAGAGTTTATAGTGTCTCCGCAACTTCTTCGTAGCGGCACAGGAATTGGCGTTTCGATCGAAGAAGCTCAGTCTGAACTAAATCAAGAACGCTACCTTGATTATTGGTTGACGGCAGCAAGAGGAGCCAGAGAAACGCGCTATTGGCTAAGGCTGCTGCAAGAGTCAAAGTTAGCGGATGTTGATGTCAGTAAGGAAATTGCCCTGGTCGATGAACTGCTCCATCTGCTATCCCATCCTGACTGA
- a CDS encoding branched-chain amino acid transaminase has translation MQNFLPIAYLRNQFVPFSEANISIATHALHYGTGAFGGLRGLPDPQNPDQALLFRLDRHCKRLSNSARYLHYDLPADKIQSVIVDFVKKNQPHQPFYIRPFVYTSDLGIAPRLHNIEKDFFVYGLEMGDYLSPEGVTCRISSWYRQEDRSLPLRGKISGAYITSSLAKTEAVESGFDEAILMNAQGKVSEASGMNIFIVRDGTIIAPGFDQDILEGITRDSILTIARNLNIPIQERVIDKTELFIADEVFLSGTAAKITPVRQVENYKLSSDRPITTKLREKLTAITENRDPDYQDWVFTIPLT, from the coding sequence ATGCAAAACTTTTTGCCGATCGCCTACCTCCGCAATCAATTTGTGCCGTTTAGTGAAGCAAATATCTCGATCGCGACTCATGCATTGCACTACGGTACGGGCGCATTCGGCGGGCTACGGGGTCTGCCCGATCCCCAAAATCCTGATCAGGCATTGCTGTTTCGGCTCGATCGCCATTGCAAACGCCTCAGCAACAGTGCGCGATATCTGCATTATGACCTGCCAGCAGACAAGATTCAGAGCGTCATTGTTGACTTCGTAAAGAAAAATCAGCCGCATCAGCCGTTTTATATTCGTCCTTTCGTCTATACTTCCGATCTTGGCATCGCCCCTCGGCTGCACAACATTGAAAAAGACTTCTTTGTGTATGGGTTAGAAATGGGGGATTACCTTTCTCCTGAGGGTGTCACCTGCCGAATTAGCTCCTGGTATCGCCAGGAAGATCGCAGTCTGCCCTTGCGCGGCAAAATTAGCGGTGCATACATTACCTCCTCTCTGGCAAAAACAGAGGCAGTTGAATCAGGCTTTGATGAAGCCATTTTGATGAATGCTCAAGGTAAAGTTAGCGAAGCCTCGGGCATGAATATTTTCATCGTGCGCGACGGAACGATAATTGCTCCTGGCTTTGATCAAGATATTCTCGAAGGCATCACCCGCGATAGCATTCTAACGATCGCTCGGAATCTCAATATCCCCATTCAAGAGAGAGTGATTGACAAGACTGAACTGTTTATTGCAGATGAGGTCTTCCTCAGCGGAACTGCGGCTAAAATCACTCCAGTTCGCCAGGTGGAAAACTACAAACTCTCTAGCGATCGCCCAATCACGACTAAACTGAGAGAAAAGTTAACTGCAATCACAGAAAATCGCGATCCTGACTACCAAGACTGGGTATTTACGATTCCGCTCACCTAG
- a CDS encoding Tic20 family protein, which yields MTWRGSITPTDRIFACLPYLLPLISALMFGTFLFKEFPGLQVILLPLAPIMAIYSALPFANLIVFFALYLGVVRNENISHFIRFNAMQAILLDIVLFLCQVLVQYVLLPALQGGLVLETIFNVVFLGAVAAIIYSVVQSVLGRYAEIPTLSDAVYMQVR from the coding sequence ATGACTTGGCGCGGCTCTATCACCCCCACCGATCGAATTTTTGCCTGTCTGCCCTACTTGCTACCGCTGATCAGTGCATTGATGTTTGGCACTTTTTTGTTTAAAGAGTTTCCTGGCTTGCAAGTAATTCTGCTGCCGCTGGCTCCCATTATGGCAATCTACAGCGCATTGCCATTTGCAAACTTGATTGTCTTTTTTGCTCTTTATCTAGGCGTCGTTCGCAACGAAAACATTAGCCATTTCATTCGTTTCAATGCAATGCAGGCAATTCTGCTAGATATTGTCTTGTTTCTTTGTCAGGTTCTAGTGCAGTATGTGCTGTTGCCTGCCCTCCAGGGTGGACTCGTCTTAGAAACGATTTTTAATGTGGTCTTCCTGGGTGCAGTTGCCGCTATCATTTACTCGGTCGTGCAATCCGTTCTTGGACGCTATGCCGAAATTCCAACCCTCTCTGATGCTGTTTATATGCAGGTGCGGTAG